CGACGATCGAAGGGGCCTGGAACGACGTGGTTCGAAAGGTGTGGCCATCAGGAATCTCGCCTCGGGAGGCGATCGAGCTTCTACGCTCGACGAGCTGTCGGCGGCGGTTGATGTTCGCACTGGACTGGGACAGGTGCTGCACGCGCGTCTCCTCGAACAGCCCGCCGTGGCCCGCAGGTGGATCAAGCCGATCGCTGTGTTTCTCGAGGCCAACATCGCCCCCGACCTGGTGTTCAACAGAGCCGAAACTGCCCAGCGCGGCCGCGCAGCGGCGGCAGCCGTCTTGCCCCGCTCGCGAGAGCTTCGCCGCGGGCAGGTTCTCGTCAGGCGAGGAGATACGGTAACCGAAGAAATGGCGGACACTCTGTTGGTCCTGCAAAGCCAGAGTCGGGATGCGACGACATCCGCCCAGGCCGCGGGGATCGGCCTCCTGATTGCCCTGATGGTGATCGGTTGGTGGCCAGTGATGGGGCGGTCTGGCAGCCCACCGGAGGTTCGGCGTCGCCTGTCGAGCATCTTCATCCTGGTATTGGTTTTCGCGGCCGTGATTCGGCTCGGTCTGTTCCTGGCAAACTCGGTCGCCTTCAACGCTCAGGGTGAGGCACTGTCAACGGCGGAGGCTTACCTCTGGGGGCTTCCTTTCGCCGCCGGCCCGGTAACGGTTCTCGTCCTTTTCGGACTGCAACCTGCGCTGCTCTTTGCTCTCTGCGGAGCCGGACTCGCCGGCGTGATGCTCGGCGGTGATTTTTCGGCCGCAGTCTTCGCCCTGACCTCTGGAGCTGTGGGCGCCTTTGCCGCGCAGAGATCCGGAGATCGTGCATCTCTGAGCCGTGTCGGTGCGTTCATCGGTCTCGCCAACGTCGTCCTGGTGTTGGTTCTCGAGCTGTACCGAGGTTTGCAGAGCTCACCCGCAGCCGTCAGCCTGTCGGTGCTGAGCGCCTTTGCAGGGGGGCTGCTCTCGGTCGGAATCGTGTCTTTTCTGCTCCCGGTCCTCGAAGGGGCGTTCGGGATTACCACGAATACCCGTCTCCTCGAGCTCTCGAATCAGAACCTGCCGCTCTTGAAGCGCTTGTCACTCGAGGCGCCGGGTACTTATCAGCATTCACTGGCCGTGAGCAATCTGGCGGAAGCCGGCGCCGATGCTGTAGGTGCAAATGCCTTGCTTCTTCGAGTGTGTGCCTACTATCACGACGTTGGCAAGCTGGTGAAACCCGATTACTTCGTCGAGAATCAGCGCAACGGCAATCCGCACGACGCTCTGTTGCCGTCGATGTCGGCCCTCGTCATTCAGAGTCACGTCAAGGAGGGGTTGGAAATCGCCCGAGAAGCGAAGCTTCCGCTCCCGGTTCGCCAGGGCATCGCAACC
This genomic window from Acidobacteriota bacterium contains:
- a CDS encoding HDIG domain-containing protein, translating into MKNNGNNQAEGRRSNTRIKRGLEEGASWWDRVLNLPVLWAVIAIIGCTWLVNPRVGSGPPDWQPGEVASFDLVIPVDITLPDEAATRAAREEATASVLPVYDLEPRLKIELQNELHILFEGCRARQDGGDEIVNLGSITDLRATEELLRILDSSSCSESLENALVSVVGQTYRDHIVDDRRGLERRGSKGVAIRNLASGGDRASTLDELSAAVDVRTGLGQVLHARLLEQPAVARRWIKPIAVFLEANIAPDLVFNRAETAQRGRAAAAAVLPRSRELRRGQVLVRRGDTVTEEMADTLLVLQSQSRDATTSAQAAGIGLLIALMVIGWWPVMGRSGSPPEVRRRLSSIFILVLVFAAVIRLGLFLANSVAFNAQGEALSTAEAYLWGLPFAAGPVTVLVLFGLQPALLFALCGAGLAGVMLGGDFSAAVFALTSGAVGAFAAQRSGDRASLSRVGAFIGLANVVLVLVLELYRGLQSSPAAVSLSVLSAFAGGLLSVGIVSFLLPVLEGAFGITTNTRLLELSNQNLPLLKRLSLEAPGTYQHSLAVSNLAEAGADAVGANALLLRVCAYYHDVGKLVKPDYFVENQRNGNPHDALLPSMSALVIQSHVKEGLEIAREAKLPLPVRQGIATHHGTKLIRYFYNRAQERRADDKTEVRESDYRYPGPKPHTKELGILLLADAVEAAARTLESPTPAKIQAMIDKIFGNALEDDQLDDCDLTFSELDKIASAFLWVLTNMYHHRIDYPGFDFNRRQRAGGSGPHQVGAEAVQTRG